In Flavobacterium hankyongi, the genomic window ATAAATACATTAAAAATGCAAAAACAACTTAATGCTGTAAAAGAGTTTCATAACGCTTTTGGATTGGGAGTACAGGAATTACCAACAGGTGATTTGGGAGAAAACAAAAATATGCTTCGTTTTAATTTGATGAAAGAAGAAAATGAAGAATATCTTGAAGCAGTTCAGAATAATGATATCGTAGAAATTGCAGATGCATTAGGAGATATGCTTTATATTTTATGCGGAACTATCTTAGAGCATGGATTACAACATAAAATTGAAGAAGTTTTCGATGAAATTCAGCGTAGTAATATGAGTAAATTAGGAGAAGATGGAAAACCTATTTATCGTGAAGATGGAAAGGTAATGAAAGGGCCAAATTATTTTAAACCTAATTTTGAAGAAATATTGGGATAGTATTTATTTCCTAAATAAAAAGGCGATTTTAATTTTAAAATCGCCTTTTTTGTATTTATTAATTTCAATTAAACTTGAACTGTCCAACCAAAAGTATCTTCAGCTAATTTATATTGAATATCAGTTAGTTTTTCTTTTAAATCTAAAGCGAATGATTTCTCTAATTTAGGTAATTCAAAATATTCGTCTTTGTATTGAAATCCAATGATAGGATTAACTACCGCAGCCGTTCCAGCTCCAAAAATTTCTTTTAAACTTCCGTTTTTAGCAGCTTCAACTAATTCATCAACTAAAACAGGACGCACATCAACAGTAATACCTTCGCGTTTCGCTAAATCGATTAAACTTTTTCTGGTTACTCCATCTAAAATTCTATCACTTGTTGGTGCAGTATATAAAGTATCATTAATTCTAAAGAAAACATTCATGGTACCACATTCTTCAAGTTTTGTGTGAGTAGCGTCGTCTGTCCAGATGATTTGTTGGAACCCTGCATTGTGTGCCAATTGTGTTGGGTAAAACTGTCCTGAGTAATTTCCGGCAGCTTTTGCAGCTCCAATACCACCGTTTGCAGCGCGACTGTAATAATCTGCTATAAGTACTTTTACATCGCCAGAATAGTATGCTTTTGCTGGTGACATAATAATACAAAAACGATATTGAGTAGATGGTTGTGCAATTACACCACTTCCAATAGCAATCATAAAAGGACGAATGTATAATGTATTACCTTTTCCGTTTTTAACCCAAGCTTCATCTAAACGAATTAAATCTTTTAGTCCTTCAACAAAAACAGATTGAGGAACTTCGGGCATACACATACGAACCGCAGATTTGTTCATTCGGATATGGTTTTCCTCTGGGCGAAACAACCAAACCGAATTATCATCTTTTTTATAAGCTTTCA contains:
- a CDS encoding nucleoside triphosphate pyrophosphohydrolase family protein, which gives rise to MQKQLNAVKEFHNAFGLGVQELPTGDLGENKNMLRFNLMKEENEEYLEAVQNNDIVEIADALGDMLYILCGTILEHGLQHKIEEVFDEIQRSNMSKLGEDGKPIYREDGKVMKGPNYFKPNFEEILG
- a CDS encoding branched-chain amino acid aminotransferase → MSLQTTGEIDIIKAATSKIDQVDFEKLTFGSVFTDHMLVCDFRNGAWEKPVIKPYEPFLLDPSAKVFHYGQAIFEGMKAYKKDDNSVWLFRPEENHIRMNKSAVRMCMPEVPQSVFVEGLKDLIRLDEAWVKNGKGNTLYIRPFMIAIGSGVIAQPSTQYRFCIIMSPAKAYYSGDVKVLIADYYSRAANGGIGAAKAAGNYSGQFYPTQLAHNAGFQQIIWTDDATHTKLEECGTMNVFFRINDTLYTAPTSDRILDGVTRKSLIDLAKREGITVDVRPVLVDELVEAAKNGSLKEIFGAGTAAVVNPIIGFQYKDEYFELPKLEKSFALDLKEKLTDIQYKLAEDTFGWTVQV